The Deinococcus metalli genome includes a window with the following:
- a CDS encoding TolC family protein, which yields MLHSVRFTHVLLLTALLVGGATAQTTAPPPSASAPAGADSPSTVLTALRSAPDWRSADLTYRAAQLTLDSARTRAGLSVSAGATGSLTKIPWDTGTWNGAATVTLSAGWSVLPWSAAQEGVRSAQRALDSAAVTLRTARATLTVQALQAYAAARSAAAQQDLTAAQVALATRQLVVAQDRRAQGVIAAEGELAAQAALEQAQVAQTRAAHAAAQAARSLARLLGRPVTLPTTSAAYAALPTVSITGTLDERIARALRSRPEVARARAALEDARAGVQAAQLDASLPDVTASAVYGQLSDAQGNPGKTVSGSVNLKAGTVGVQASVPVRDTSAVPSGLSLSLNATIPLLGSAAGTVLQQAQLGLAQAQLALDSASQAVDLDVRTRSEALEDEQAALTAAQTARAQAQAALDSTRARVDAGLATTLELGQADLALQQAAQALAAQQDAVTLAALQLALATTDLDSTLLPTGGTP from the coding sequence ATGCTCCATTCCGTCCGTTTCACGCACGTCCTGCTGCTGACCGCCCTGCTGGTGGGCGGGGCGACAGCCCAGACGACCGCGCCGCCCCCGTCCGCCAGCGCGCCCGCCGGGGCCGACAGTCCGTCCACGGTGCTCACGGCGCTGCGCTCGGCGCCCGACTGGCGCTCGGCTGACCTGACGTACCGCGCCGCGCAGCTGACACTGGACAGCGCCCGCACCCGCGCGGGCCTGAGCGTCAGCGCCGGCGCGACCGGCAGCCTGACGAAGATCCCGTGGGACACCGGGACGTGGAACGGCGCGGCCACGGTCACCCTCAGCGCCGGGTGGAGCGTGCTGCCGTGGTCTGCCGCACAGGAGGGCGTGCGCAGCGCGCAGCGCGCCCTGGACAGCGCGGCGGTCACGCTGCGTACCGCCCGCGCCACCCTGACGGTGCAGGCGCTCCAGGCCTACGCGGCGGCCCGCAGCGCGGCGGCCCAGCAGGACCTCACGGCCGCCCAGGTGGCGCTGGCGACCCGTCAGCTCGTGGTGGCGCAGGACCGCCGCGCGCAGGGCGTGATCGCCGCCGAGGGTGAACTCGCCGCGCAGGCCGCGCTGGAACAGGCGCAGGTGGCCCAGACCCGCGCGGCGCACGCGGCGGCGCAGGCGGCCCGGTCGCTGGCCCGGCTGCTGGGCCGCCCGGTCACGCTGCCCACGACCTCCGCCGCCTACGCCGCGCTGCCCACCGTGTCCATCACCGGCACGCTGGACGAGCGGATCGCCCGCGCGCTGCGGAGCCGGCCCGAGGTGGCCCGCGCCCGCGCCGCGCTGGAGGACGCGCGGGCCGGCGTGCAGGCTGCACAGCTCGACGCCTCGCTGCCGGACGTAACGGCCAGCGCGGTCTACGGGCAGCTGTCGGATGCGCAGGGCAACCCCGGCAAGACCGTGAGCGGCAGCGTGAACCTGAAGGCTGGCACCGTAGGCGTTCAGGCCAGCGTGCCCGTCCGCGACACCAGCGCGGTTCCCAGCGGCCTGTCCCTGTCACTGAACGCCACGATTCCGCTGCTGGGCAGCGCCGCCGGCACCGTCCTGCAGCAGGCGCAACTGGGGCTGGCACAGGCGCAGCTCGCCCTGGACAGCGCGTCACAGGCCGTGGACCTCGACGTCCGGACCCGTTCCGAGGCGCTGGAGGACGAGCAGGCCGCCCTGACGGCGGCCCAGACCGCCCGCGCGCAGGCCCAGGCGGCGCTGGACTCCACCCGCGCCCGCGTGGACGCCGGACTTGCCACCACGCTCGAGCTGGGCCAGGCCGACCTGGCCCTGCAACAGGCCGCGCAGGCCCTGGCCGCCCAGCAGGACGCCGTCACGCTCGCCGCGCTGCAACTCGCGCTCGCCACGACCGACCTCGACTCCACGCTCCTGCCCACCGGAGGCACGCCATGA
- a CDS encoding TolC family protein, protein MIRTLTRPTLLLLLATATGAAAQTTPAQATPLTLAGAVTRALASGADITTARANLQKAQAALRAARTDPTSPITTLTQAEQDAAAQAATLEATKFSVTQTVVTQYTAAYETAQRIALSTAQVALDDRQLKIAQARLAARVATALDVSRAQTTLNTDRQDLADAQAQQPVLEAQLARSLNLPAGTDLTLSAPPAPPKLSVTLAALQGGLATRLPTLVQAANGAAFAALQVKLADNDYTPARTLEDARTALANAQRSADDAGRATLTQLRDAYRAVQDAQQRVGIAAESRANAQTSLTNAQAKLRAGTAAAVDVQAAQVQAQQAALGVTQAQDGVWKALAALSAASGTDVTGLVK, encoded by the coding sequence ATGATCCGCACCCTGACCCGACCGACCCTGCTGCTCCTGCTCGCCACGGCCACGGGCGCCGCCGCCCAGACGACCCCCGCGCAGGCGACCCCGCTGACGCTGGCGGGCGCGGTCACGCGCGCCCTGGCGAGCGGCGCGGATATCACGACCGCCCGCGCGAACCTCCAGAAGGCCCAGGCGGCGCTGCGCGCGGCGCGCACGGACCCCACCAGCCCCATCACCACCCTCACGCAGGCCGAGCAGGACGCCGCCGCGCAGGCCGCGACGCTGGAGGCCACCAAGTTCAGCGTGACGCAGACGGTGGTCACGCAGTACACCGCGGCCTACGAGACCGCGCAGCGGATCGCGCTGAGCACCGCGCAGGTCGCGCTGGACGACCGGCAGCTGAAGATCGCGCAGGCCCGCCTCGCCGCGCGGGTCGCCACGGCCCTCGACGTGAGCCGCGCGCAGACCACGCTGAACACGGACCGCCAGGACCTCGCGGACGCGCAGGCACAGCAGCCGGTGCTGGAAGCGCAGCTCGCGCGCAGCCTGAACCTACCGGCCGGCACCGACCTGACCCTGAGCGCGCCGCCCGCACCGCCCAAACTGAGTGTGACGCTCGCGGCGCTCCAAGGGGGCCTGGCCACACGCCTGCCCACGCTGGTGCAGGCGGCGAACGGCGCGGCCTTTGCGGCCCTGCAGGTGAAACTCGCAGACAACGACTACACGCCCGCCCGCACGCTGGAGGACGCCCGCACCGCCCTGGCGAACGCACAGCGCAGCGCAGACGACGCCGGGCGCGCGACCCTGACGCAGCTGCGCGACGCCTACCGCGCCGTGCAGGACGCGCAGCAGCGGGTGGGCATCGCGGCCGAGTCGCGGGCGAACGCACAGACCAGCCTGACGAACGCGCAGGCCAAACTGCGCGCGGGCACGGCCGCCGCCGTGGACGTGCAGGCCGCGCAGGTGCAGGCGCAGCAGGCGGCGCTGGGCGTGACCCAGGCACAGGACGGCGTGTGGAAGGCCCTGGCCGCGCTGAGCGCCGCGTCCGGGACGGACGTGACGGGGCTCGTGAAATGA
- a CDS encoding efflux RND transporter periplasmic adaptor subunit produces the protein MRTPRPLVAGVLLVGALLAGCAPRGKEAAAANNLDAAPAKTTTLEVAAVTGQMGTLGVQRSVAATIEAQRDSQVAAKTGSTVQAVPVDEGERVSAGQVVVQLDDTQARQALQNARLQLQQAQITLDQTRTTTGQATSALQASVTSAQAALAQAQSGARSAESLYALGGISLADVQAARAQLAQAQSTLAQARNSLAQNGRSAQGSVPLQQANLQTAQAAVSQAEENLARTAVRAPFAGTVASVAVQVGEFAAQGSAVFRLVDPGSIRATFSVPSGDAAALQDGARVNLGYGGVNYVAVVTGSPGIAGSNRLVPITARVQGGEALPVGAAAQVRYRTTLGRGVLLPSGAVQVEGGQNTVYVVTAGRAVQTPVTVIAESGGRVAVSGIEAGARVITPVPASLQDGAAVKVAAAGTP, from the coding sequence ATGAGGACGCCCCGTCCGCTGGTGGCCGGCGTGCTGCTCGTGGGCGCCCTGCTCGCGGGCTGCGCGCCGCGCGGGAAGGAGGCGGCCGCAGCGAACAACCTCGACGCCGCACCCGCCAAGACCACCACGCTGGAGGTCGCCGCCGTGACCGGCCAGATGGGCACGCTGGGCGTACAGCGCAGCGTCGCCGCGACCATCGAGGCGCAGCGGGACTCGCAGGTCGCCGCCAAGACCGGCAGCACGGTGCAGGCCGTGCCGGTGGACGAGGGCGAGCGCGTCAGCGCCGGGCAGGTCGTGGTGCAGCTCGACGACACGCAGGCCCGCCAGGCCCTGCAGAACGCGCGGCTGCAACTCCAGCAGGCGCAGATCACGCTGGACCAGACGCGCACGACCACCGGGCAGGCCACCTCGGCGCTCCAGGCGTCCGTGACGTCGGCGCAGGCGGCGCTGGCCCAGGCGCAGAGCGGCGCGCGCAGCGCCGAGTCGCTGTATGCGCTGGGCGGCATCAGCCTCGCGGACGTGCAGGCGGCCCGCGCGCAGCTCGCTCAGGCGCAGAGCACGCTGGCACAGGCCCGCAACTCCCTGGCCCAGAACGGCCGCAGCGCGCAGGGCAGCGTGCCGCTCCAGCAGGCGAACCTCCAGACCGCGCAGGCGGCCGTGTCGCAGGCCGAGGAGAACCTCGCCCGCACCGCCGTGCGCGCCCCCTTTGCGGGCACCGTCGCGTCCGTCGCAGTGCAGGTCGGCGAGTTCGCCGCACAGGGCTCGGCCGTGTTCCGGCTGGTCGATCCCGGGTCCATCCGAGCGACCTTCAGCGTGCCCAGCGGGGACGCCGCGGCGCTGCAGGACGGCGCCCGCGTGAACCTGGGCTACGGCGGCGTGAACTACGTGGCGGTGGTGACGGGCTCGCCGGGCATTGCGGGCAGCAACCGCCTGGTGCCGATCACGGCGCGCGTGCAGGGCGGCGAAGCCCTGCCGGTGGGCGCGGCCGCGCAGGTGCGCTACCGCACCACCCTGGGCCGCGGCGTGCTGCTCCCCAGCGGCGCGGTGCAGGTCGAGGGCGGGCAGAACACCGTGTATGTCGTTACGGCAGGCCGGGCGGTGCAGACGCCGGTCACCGTGATCGCCGAGAGCGGCGGGCGGGTGGCCGTGAGCGGAATCGAAGCGGGCGCGCGCGTGATCACGCCGGTGCCGGCCAGCCTTCAGGACGGCGCGGCGGTGAAGGTCGCGGCGGCGGGCACACCATGA
- a CDS encoding efflux RND transporter permease subunit, with protein sequence MSTHDTEEFRSHPGATLPDGTPEPAVHPLVRFSVRNYVFSIGIFVMLVLAGLVTTFRLGVELLPNFEVPVLAVSTAYPGANPDQVDREVSRKIEDAVSTLAGVTDINTTSVSNQSAVVITFNDGTDVDSAANSVSQAVAAIRGALPDGSEAPVVQKFDPNATPILTLALLGAGAPPDEVTTYAEDVLVPRLERVDGVADVSVSGGPARKVQVLLDPSRLQAYNLTPARITQAIGASALDLPAGTVAQGGVQTQFSTRNTPRSAADVARITVDTQTGVQVSDVASVRDGAAEATSLARVNGQPAVLLSVRKGSGTNSVRVTDAVREAMQAQPLPKGYSITLASDTTRETRATVKDTFKEFLIAIAAVGVIVLLFLGRLDTVFAVILAIPISISAAPLLFGVTGFTFNIISLLAIIVAIGIVVDDSIVVAENVQRYRALGYSRLRSVLLGGSEVFSAVTAASFSLLAVLIPLSLMPGILGQFFSQFGLGIAAAIVLSWLESLLFLTVRMAYTRDLEPVTWADVPRVIRRFPALLRGALVGVKTVKGVAWLAATGALVSVLLTRVPLPVPVAVLIAVVTAPLVLAALRYVITSVVAVLEAVTDTLHGITNRAVQAVARAYARGLSRALARPWAVMVVALAFLLSAPLALRGVGFAFTPKSDSGIVTVDLSLPVGTDLDATNRLTRRLEDALLARPEVRLLETSVGASGQIGGANANESGLTATLVNKGERAPIDELIAEYTRDLTPLVAGVPGAELRVGTQQQGPAGNSDISLALAAPNQAVLLERNRQIVQLLSRDPKLRTVESSLSATRQERTFVPDATKLAGTGLSANDVAQALRTYNDGTTAGSVRDGDRSIDIVVRLDPSRIADEQSLLSQTVYSPALNANLSLGQLGSFSVSQAPATLTRLNKAYTATLNINVVRGGPNAFAYQRELIQRVQDAGLLQGGVTLGNASAFGSAGLTSDLVFYGPVLMVVAVLLTYLVLGSQFNSFRYPIYLLLPIPLAIVGALWTLHLFGVNLDVITVLGMVILLGLSTKNSILYLEFVTERARTLPLREALLEAAELRFRPILMTTLTVLVISIPLILGQGDGAEFRRGLGIVILGGVITSTLLTFFVVPSVFWQFERRRVKPEPQPPAPAGTLAPGD encoded by the coding sequence ATGAGCACGCACGACACCGAGGAATTCCGCTCGCACCCCGGCGCGACCCTGCCGGACGGCACGCCGGAACCGGCCGTCCATCCGCTGGTGCGCTTCAGCGTGCGCAATTACGTGTTCTCCATCGGGATCTTCGTGATGCTGGTGCTGGCCGGGCTGGTCACGACCTTCCGGCTGGGCGTGGAACTCCTGCCGAACTTCGAGGTGCCGGTGCTGGCCGTCAGCACCGCGTACCCCGGCGCGAACCCGGATCAGGTGGACCGCGAGGTCAGCCGCAAGATCGAGGACGCCGTGAGCACGCTGGCCGGGGTGACCGACATCAACACCACGTCGGTCAGCAACCAGTCGGCGGTCGTGATCACATTTAATGACGGCACCGACGTGGACTCGGCGGCGAACTCGGTGTCGCAGGCGGTCGCCGCGATCCGTGGGGCGCTGCCGGACGGGAGCGAGGCGCCGGTCGTGCAGAAGTTCGACCCGAACGCCACCCCGATCCTGACGCTGGCCCTGCTGGGCGCCGGCGCGCCGCCGGACGAGGTGACCACCTACGCCGAGGACGTGCTGGTGCCGCGCCTGGAGCGCGTGGACGGCGTGGCGGACGTCAGCGTGAGCGGCGGCCCGGCCCGCAAGGTGCAGGTGCTGCTCGATCCGTCGCGGCTCCAGGCGTACAACCTGACCCCGGCGCGGATCACGCAGGCGATCGGCGCGAGCGCGCTGGACCTGCCGGCCGGCACGGTCGCGCAGGGCGGCGTGCAGACGCAGTTCTCGACCCGCAACACGCCCCGCAGCGCGGCGGACGTCGCGCGGATCACGGTGGACACCCAGACGGGCGTGCAGGTCTCGGACGTGGCCAGCGTGCGCGACGGCGCGGCCGAGGCGACCAGCCTGGCGCGCGTGAACGGGCAGCCGGCGGTGCTGCTGAGCGTCCGCAAGGGCAGCGGCACGAACTCGGTGCGGGTCACGGACGCCGTGCGCGAGGCCATGCAGGCCCAGCCGCTCCCGAAGGGCTACTCGATCACCCTGGCGAGCGACACCACCCGCGAGACGCGCGCGACCGTCAAGGACACCTTCAAGGAGTTCCTGATCGCCATCGCGGCGGTGGGCGTGATCGTGCTGCTGTTCCTGGGCCGCCTGGACACGGTGTTCGCGGTGATCCTGGCGATCCCGATCTCGATCAGCGCCGCGCCGCTGCTGTTCGGCGTCACGGGCTTCACCTTCAACATCATCTCGCTGCTGGCGATCATCGTGGCGATCGGCATCGTGGTGGACGACTCGATCGTGGTCGCGGAGAACGTGCAGCGCTACCGCGCGCTGGGCTACTCGCGGCTGCGCAGCGTGCTGCTGGGCGGCAGCGAGGTCTTCTCGGCTGTGACCGCCGCGAGCTTCTCGCTGCTGGCCGTGCTGATTCCGCTCAGCCTGATGCCGGGCATCCTGGGCCAGTTCTTCAGCCAGTTCGGGCTGGGCATCGCGGCGGCCATCGTGCTGTCGTGGCTGGAGAGCCTGCTGTTCCTGACGGTGCGCATGGCGTACACCCGTGACCTGGAGCCCGTCACGTGGGCAGACGTCCCGCGCGTGATCCGGCGCTTCCCGGCGCTGCTGCGGGGCGCCCTGGTGGGCGTGAAGACGGTGAAGGGCGTGGCGTGGCTGGCCGCGACCGGCGCGCTGGTCAGCGTGCTCCTCACGCGCGTGCCGCTGCCGGTGCCCGTCGCCGTCCTGATCGCGGTGGTCACGGCGCCGCTGGTGCTGGCCGCCCTGCGCTACGTCATCACCAGCGTGGTCGCGGTGCTGGAGGCGGTCACGGACACGCTGCACGGCATCACCAACCGGGCCGTGCAGGCGGTCGCGCGGGCCTACGCCCGGGGGCTGAGCCGCGCCCTGGCCCGCCCGTGGGCCGTGATGGTCGTGGCGCTGGCGTTCCTGCTGAGCGCGCCGCTCGCGCTGCGCGGTGTGGGCTTCGCGTTCACGCCCAAGAGCGACAGCGGGATCGTGACAGTGGACCTGAGCCTACCGGTGGGCACGGATCTGGACGCCACCAACCGCCTGACCCGCCGCCTGGAGGACGCGCTGCTCGCCAGGCCCGAGGTGCGCCTGCTGGAGACCAGCGTCGGCGCGAGCGGGCAGATCGGCGGCGCCAACGCCAACGAGAGCGGCCTGACCGCCACCCTGGTGAACAAAGGCGAGCGGGCGCCCATTGATGAGCTGATCGCGGAGTACACCCGCGACCTCACGCCACTGGTGGCTGGCGTGCCCGGCGCGGAGCTGCGGGTGGGCACGCAGCAGCAGGGCCCGGCCGGCAACTCGGACATCTCGCTGGCGCTGGCCGCGCCGAACCAGGCGGTGCTGCTGGAACGCAACCGCCAGATCGTGCAGCTGCTGTCGCGCGACCCGAAGCTGCGGACCGTGGAGAGCAGCCTGAGCGCCACCCGGCAGGAACGCACCTTCGTGCCGGACGCCACGAAACTCGCCGGCACCGGCCTGAGCGCCAACGACGTGGCCCAGGCGCTGCGCACCTACAACGACGGCACCACCGCAGGCAGCGTGCGCGACGGCGACCGCAGCATCGACATCGTGGTCCGGCTTGACCCCTCGCGCATCGCGGACGAGCAGAGCCTGCTGTCGCAGACGGTGTACTCGCCGGCGCTGAACGCCAACCTCAGCCTGGGGCAGCTCGGCAGTTTCAGCGTGTCGCAGGCGCCGGCCACCCTGACCCGCCTGAACAAGGCCTACACCGCCACCCTGAACATCAACGTGGTCAGGGGCGGCCCCAACGCCTTCGCGTACCAGCGCGAACTGATCCAGCGCGTGCAGGACGCCGGGCTGCTCCAGGGCGGCGTGACCCTGGGCAACGCCAGCGCCTTTGGCAGCGCCGGCCTGACCAGCGACCTGGTGTTCTACGGCCCGGTGCTGATGGTGGTCGCGGTGCTGCTCACGTACCTGGTGCTGGGCAGCCAGTTCAACTCGTTCCGCTACCCCATCTACCTCCTGCTGCCCATTCCGCTCGCGATCGTGGGCGCGCTGTGGACGCTGCACCTGTTCGGCGTGAACCTCGACGTGATCACCGTGCTCGGCATGGTGATCCTGCTGGGCCTGTCCACCAAGAACTCGATCCTGTACCTGGAGTTCGTGACCGAGCGCGCCCGCACGCTGCCGCTGCGTGAGGCGCTGCTGGAGGCGGCCGAGCTGCGCTTCCGCCCGATCCTGATGACCACCCTGACGGTGCTGGTGATCTCGATTCCGCTGATCCTGGGGCAGGGCGACGGCGCGGAGTTCCGGCGGGGCCTGGGCATCGTGATCCTGGGCGGCGTGATCACCTCCACCCTGCTGACCTTCTTCGTGGTGCCCAGCGTGTTCTGGCAGTTCGAGCGCCGGCGCGTGAAGCCCGAGCCGCAGCCCCCCGCGCCGGCGGGCACGCTCGCGCCGGGCGACTGA
- a CDS encoding MarR family winged helix-turn-helix transcriptional regulator produces the protein MTTPAPPAPDAATVAAQRLGRQMKQLHRYVSSHMMKAMQDQLQGDDLSFSQVTALHQLRAHAALSIGGLADLTGLSLPAASHLTDRLVQRGLAERRENPDDRRAKTLALTPAGHTFLDDMDRRINETYQQVFARVGHALIEAAADNLEAVLTELRAQDPAPPPGCLAAPTLPPEETA, from the coding sequence ATGACGACCCCCGCTCCCCCTGCCCCGGACGCTGCCACCGTCGCCGCCCAGCGCCTGGGCCGTCAGATGAAGCAGCTGCACCGCTACGTGTCCAGCCACATGATGAAGGCCATGCAGGACCAGCTCCAGGGCGACGACCTGAGCTTCAGCCAGGTGACCGCGCTGCACCAGCTGCGCGCCCACGCCGCCCTCAGCATCGGCGGCCTGGCCGACCTGACCGGCCTGAGCCTGCCCGCCGCCAGCCACCTGACCGACCGCCTGGTGCAGCGCGGCCTGGCCGAGCGCCGCGAGAACCCGGACGACCGCCGCGCCAAGACCCTGGCCCTGACGCCCGCCGGCCACACCTTCCTGGACGACATGGACCGCCGCATCAACGAGACGTACCAGCAGGTCTTCGCGCGGGTCGGCCACGCCCTGATCGAGGCCGCCGCCGACAACCTCGAGGCCGTGCTGACCGAGCTGCGCGCCCAGGACCCCGCTCCGCCACCCGGCTGCCTCGCCGCCCCCACGCTCCCCCCGGAGGAGACCGCATGA
- a CDS encoding MDR family MFS transporter: MTQSASQVAPEGRINYAEVLDFPTKRIILIGTLLGLFLAALDQTIVSTALPRITRDLDGLSLYSWVTTAYLLASTSMVPIYGKLSDIYGRKPVLLFGIVVFLLGSALCGMAGEPFLNGLFGSGMMQLVVFRGLQGFGAAALTSVAFAIIADIFAPAERGRYQGLFGAVFGLSSVIGPLLGGFLTDHVSWRWVFYVNLPIGLVALAFIFSKMPRLASGLKPKIDYLGALLIIVFSVPLLLALTFGADGNYSWTSPTVLGLFALSAVALGLFIFEESRHESPILPLTLFRNPTFAWGVLARFFIGAAFLGAILFLSLYLVNVQGVSATKAGTATIPLTLGLIVGAIGSGQLASRLGYYKIMILVGLCLMMGGFGLLSTLNADTPYAQVVLFMVVLGLGLGPALPLFNLAIQNAVKPWEIGVATSSGQFFQQFGSVIGTAVFGAILTAMLPSQINTQLAPVKADASPATRTQLDQLSSAGSGSRSPQATFDVAAVKASSAAGITKGFDGALAAVTGAVNSGSIAAIQGVAASPQIPAELATQLKNIPAQALSTPEGRAGVLSGITKGLDSAKAQTISETNSTLDKVARAIKVAFATTISRIYLVSIGVALLALLAALPMPNLRLPRKGEHPDGEPGGLAALEG, translated from the coding sequence ATGACCCAGTCCGCTTCCCAGGTGGCCCCCGAGGGCCGCATCAACTACGCCGAGGTGCTGGACTTCCCCACCAAGCGGATCATCCTGATCGGCACGCTGCTGGGCCTGTTCCTCGCGGCGCTCGACCAGACCATCGTCAGCACGGCCCTGCCGCGCATCACCCGCGACCTCGACGGCCTGTCGCTGTACTCGTGGGTCACGACCGCGTACCTGCTCGCCAGCACGTCCATGGTGCCGATCTACGGCAAGCTCTCGGACATCTACGGCCGCAAACCGGTGCTGCTGTTCGGCATCGTGGTGTTCCTGCTGGGCTCCGCGCTGTGCGGCATGGCCGGCGAGCCCTTCCTGAACGGTCTGTTTGGCAGCGGCATGATGCAGCTCGTGGTGTTCCGCGGCCTCCAGGGCTTCGGCGCCGCAGCGCTGACCAGCGTGGCGTTCGCGATCATCGCGGACATCTTCGCGCCGGCCGAACGCGGCCGCTACCAGGGGCTGTTCGGCGCGGTCTTCGGTCTGAGCAGCGTGATCGGGCCGCTGCTGGGCGGCTTCCTGACCGACCACGTGTCGTGGCGCTGGGTGTTCTACGTGAATCTGCCCATCGGCCTGGTCGCGCTGGCATTCATCTTCTCGAAGATGCCCCGGCTGGCCAGCGGCCTGAAGCCCAAGATCGACTACCTGGGCGCGCTGCTGATCATCGTGTTCAGCGTGCCGCTGCTGCTCGCCCTGACCTTCGGTGCGGACGGCAACTACAGCTGGACGAGCCCCACCGTGCTGGGCCTGTTCGCCCTGAGCGCCGTGGCCCTGGGCCTGTTCATCTTCGAGGAGTCCCGCCACGAGAGCCCCATCCTGCCCCTGACGCTGTTCCGCAATCCCACGTTCGCGTGGGGCGTGCTGGCGCGCTTCTTCATCGGCGCGGCGTTCCTGGGCGCCATCCTGTTCCTGAGCCTGTACCTCGTGAACGTGCAGGGCGTGTCGGCCACCAAGGCGGGCACCGCCACCATCCCGCTCACGCTGGGCCTGATCGTCGGCGCGATCGGCAGCGGGCAGCTCGCGTCGCGCCTCGGGTACTACAAGATCATGATCCTGGTCGGCCTGTGCCTGATGATGGGCGGCTTCGGCCTGCTGAGCACCCTGAATGCCGACACGCCCTACGCGCAGGTCGTGCTGTTCATGGTCGTGCTGGGTCTGGGTCTGGGGCCGGCCCTGCCGCTGTTCAACCTCGCCATCCAGAACGCCGTGAAGCCGTGGGAGATCGGCGTGGCCACCAGCAGCGGACAGTTCTTCCAGCAGTTCGGCAGCGTGATCGGCACCGCCGTCTTCGGCGCGATCCTCACCGCCATGCTGCCCTCGCAGATCAACACGCAGCTCGCGCCCGTCAAGGCCGACGCCTCGCCCGCCACGCGCACGCAGCTCGACCAGCTCAGCAGCGCCGGCAGCGGTAGCCGTAGCCCCCAGGCCACCTTCGACGTCGCCGCCGTGAAGGCCAGTTCCGCCGCCGGCATCACCAAGGGCTTTGACGGCGCGCTCGCGGCCGTGACGGGCGCCGTGAACTCCGGCAGCATCGCGGCCATCCAGGGCGTCGCGGCCAGCCCGCAGATTCCGGCAGAACTCGCCACGCAGCTCAAGAACATTCCCGCGCAGGCGCTCAGTACGCCTGAGGGCCGCGCCGGGGTGCTGTCGGGCATCACGAAGGGCCTGGACAGCGCGAAGGCCCAGACGATCAGCGAGACGAACTCGACGCTCGACAAGGTCGCCCGCGCCATCAAGGTCGCGTTCGCCACTACCATCAGCCGCATCTACCTCGTTAGCATCGGCGTGGCGCTGCTGGCGCTGCTCGCGGCCCTGCCCATGCCGAACCTGCGCCTGCCCCGCAAGGGCGAGCACCCCGACGGCGAGCCCGGCGGCCTGGCGGCCCTGGAAGGCTGA
- a CDS encoding DUF1775 domain-containing protein, producing the protein MIPFKPLLALFAAALISVAAAHATVRTEAGTAESAAGKSETYRLNVPTEKDVATTEIRVVVPAGVAVSRFQVTPGFTRTVTRNADGLVTEVVWKGSVAPMEYVRFFFQATNPAMPGELVWKVYQTYEDGTVVAWDDTDPAKTPASHTTVK; encoded by the coding sequence ATGATTCCGTTCAAACCGCTGCTCGCCCTGTTTGCCGCCGCCCTCATCAGCGTCGCGGCCGCGCACGCCACCGTCCGCACCGAGGCCGGCACGGCCGAGTCCGCCGCCGGGAAGTCCGAGACGTACCGCCTGAACGTCCCCACCGAGAAGGACGTCGCCACCACCGAGATCCGCGTGGTGGTCCCGGCGGGCGTCGCCGTCAGCCGGTTCCAGGTCACGCCCGGCTTCACCCGCACCGTCACCCGCAACGCCGACGGCCTCGTGACCGAGGTGGTGTGGAAGGGCAGCGTGGCGCCCATGGAGTATGTCCGCTTCTTCTTCCAGGCCACCAACCCAGCTATGCCCGGCGAACTCGTGTGGAAGGTCTACCAGACCTACGAGGACGGCACGGTCGTCGCGTGGGACGACACCGATCCCGCCAAGACCCCGGCGTCGCACACCACCGTCAAGTAA
- a CDS encoding copper resistance CopC family protein: protein MKSILSLLSALLLSTALAHTEVTAMTPTANATVSAPKMVTLTLSEPVNLRFCTFRVMAVPAGKTAAQASELALTAKAGAAGLVNLPARSTGMAATVRIPLKATVAPGQYVVAWKLLSDDGHPVTGFNAFTVK, encoded by the coding sequence ATGAAATCGATCCTGTCCCTGCTGAGCGCCCTGCTGCTCTCGACGGCCCTGGCGCACACGGAAGTGACCGCCATGACGCCCACCGCGAACGCCACCGTCAGCGCTCCAAAAATGGTGACCCTGACCCTGAGCGAACCCGTGAACCTGCGCTTCTGCACCTTCCGTGTGATGGCCGTTCCGGCCGGCAAGACGGCCGCGCAGGCGTCCGAACTGGCGCTCACCGCGAAGGCTGGTGCCGCCGGACTGGTGAACCTGCCGGCGCGCTCCACCGGCATGGCCGCCACGGTCCGCATTCCCCTCAAGGCGACCGTGGCGCCCGGCCAGTACGTGGTGGCGTGGAAACTGCTGTCCGACGACGGGCACCCCGTCACCGGCTTCAACGCCTTCACCGTGAAGTAG